The segment GGTGAGGGGTCGACGATCGATGCCGGGGTCAAGATCTGGCCCGACAAGGAGATCGAGCCCGGCTCGACCGTGCACGAGAGCATCATCTGGGCCGGCCACTACAAGCGCGGACTCTTCAGCTCCTACGGGCTCGTCGGGCTGGTGAACATCGAGCTCACGCCGGAGTACTGCGCCCGCCTGGGCGCGTCCTTCGCCGCCCTCTTTCCCAAGGGTGCCGCGATCGCCGCCGCCCGTGACGGCCAGCGCCCCTCACGCATGATCAAGCGCGCCATGGTGGCAGGCATGATATCGTCGGGCGCCTCGATCATCGACCTGAGCGAGCTGCCTATCCCGGTAATCCAGTACTACGCGCGCGACCATCGGATCGCCGGAGCCGTCCATATCCAGATGTCGCCGCTCGACAGCCGGTCGGCCGACATCCGGATGTTCGACGCCAACGGCGTGGTGCTCGACAAGAAAGCGGAGCGCAAGTTGGAAAACGTGTTTTTCCGCGAGGATATCCGACGGGTGCATTTCTATGAGATGGGAGACATTACCTACCCGCCGGACGCCATCGATTCGTACATCGACGGCTTGATCGGATTGATCGACGTCGAGGCAGTGCGGCAGGGGCACTTCAAAGTGCTGGTCGACTTCGACCACGGGAGTGCGTCGCTTGTGCTGCCCCGTCTGTTCAAGGAGTTGAACATCGAGGCGATTCCGCTCAACGCCGGGTTCGATGAGACCTATCAGTCCAAGACCAACGAGGCCTTCGACGAGGCGCGCCGGCAGTCGGCGCTGATTACCCGGACGCTCGGCTGCAATCTTGGTGCCTACATCGACTACGGGTCGGAGCGCATCTTCCTCATCGATGAGCAGGGCGGGTTGATCGACCATCACGGGGCGCTGGGTGTGCTCGCCACGCTGGCGCTGAAATCCAAGCCGGGAGTTCTCGTGGCCCCGGCGACCGTTCCCCAGACGATTGCCGCCCTCGTGCGTCAGCTGGCGGGTTCACACTTCGTGCCGGGTAAGGGTGAGCCGTCGGCGCTGCTGCGGGCGGCGCAACAGCACCAGGCGAGGCTCGCGTCCGACGCGAATGGCGGGTATGCCTTCCCGGACCATCTGTTGGGATTCGATGCGATCTTCACGCTCATCAAGCTGCTGGAGTTGCTGGCCACGGATCGGCGGCCGGTGTCGGCGATCCGTCAGGAGATCCCACACGCGGCCTACGAGCATCGCCTCGAAACGGTGCCCTGGGACGCCAAGGGCCGTGTGATGCGGACCATGGTGGAACTGCACCGGGACGAGCCGGTCGACCTGGCCGATGGCATCAAGGTCTTCGTCGACGGCGGATGGGTGCTGGTGCTGCCGGATCCCGACATGCCCCGCTACCACATCATCGTCAGCATGGACGATTCAGAGAAGGCGAGGGCGCTGGCCGATCGATACAGCGCGCTGGTTAAGACCGCCGTCGGCGGCGGTGACGTAGGCAGTGCGGCGGCGGCTCGCTAGGAAACGGTGCCGGCTCCTCCGACGGTGCGTCGCCAGTCCGCGCGGCGCGAGCGGCGATTCGTCCGAACGGCCGGATTTTTTCGAGCGCTGCCCCCGCGGGTCGAGGCGGCGCTCCCCGTCCAGATGAGGGGAGTTCGCCATCGCGCGCGCTCGAGCCAGGCGCAGTGGTTCTTCGATGACCCGCGACTGCACTTCGAAGCCTGGTGGCACGCGAACAACGGCCGGCTCGAGTTGGGGCTTCATCTGGAAGCCGAGCCGGCGATCAACGACCGGATCGCGAACGGTCTGGCTGGGCAGCTGCTGATGATCAAGGCCCGGTTGGGCCAGCAGCTCGACCTGGAGCCGTGGGATCGCGGCTGGGTGCGCCTGTACGAAACCTATGCGATCGAGGTTTTCGACGCCGCCCAGATCAAGCGGACCGCCTCGCGGATGGCGGAGCTGATCTCGGTCATCTGGCCGATGTGCCAGGAGATTCGAAAGGGCGATGCTAAAATCCGGCTTGCCGAGCGGGAGTAGCTCAGCTGGTAGAGCGCGACCTTCCCAAGGTCGATGTCGCGAGTTCGAGTCTCGTCTCCCGCTCTCTGGAACCAATCGTGGTGAGGAGCTCCTCGAAGTAGGGAGCCCAGCCGGGACGAGGGCGGATCCCGGCGATCCGCCGGTCCCGGACCTGAATTTCCGAAAGGATGCTGGCTACCAGCCGGCCTCGCTGCGAAAGGTCGGCGTCCGTCCAGGCGGCCATCAGGTCGGTGAGTCGGGCCGAGAACTGTCGGATGGTGGGCACCTCCGGCTGCGCCTTGAGCTGGGCCAGCTGCGCTTCGATCACGGTGACGCTGTCCCGAAACTCGCTTTCCGAAATCAGCCCCATCTCGAACACCAGCGCGGTTCGTTTGCGTCGGCCCTCGAGCTCCTTGGCGGTGCGTCGTTCGTCCCATTCGCGCGGCAGTGTTTGGCGCTGACGCATGCCGCGCTCGACCAGTGCCTGCGCCGCGTCCTCCAGGCGCTCGTCTGGATGGCACTTGGCAAGCCAGCCCGCCAGTTCGGCCTCCAGCGCGTCCGCGCGGGCCAGCGGGGCCTTGCAGCTGGCGTAGCGGTGGCGATCCGAGCAGACGTAGTAGCGGATCGCATGGCCCGAGTCGCCATGGCTGGTGCCGCGCATGGAAGCGCCGCACTCGACACAGCGTAGCAACCACGACAGCGGGAAGCGCGAGCCCAGTTTGCGAGACCGCACGCCGGCGATCTTTGCCGGCCGGTGTCGCGTCCTGATCTCCTGGCAGCGCTGCCAGACCTCGCGAGAAACAATCGCCGGCAGGTCGCCAGCCATCGGTGATTGGTCCTCACCGCGGAGACGCGCCTGCCGGCCGATGTCACGCGGCACCGGCAAGAGCCCGGCGTAGGTGGGTCGCTTCAGGATCTCCTTCAGCACGTCGTTGGACCATAAGACCGCCGGCGCCTTCGCGTTGCCGCCCTTGGAGCAGATGGGCTTGATCGCCTGGCTGTTCAGCCAGATGGCGAGCGTGCGGAAGGAGTAGGCGCCGGTGGCATAGCGTTCGAAGATCAGCCGAATCGTGGGGGCAACGGCCTCGTCGACGACGACCGTGCGCTCGGCACTCCGGACGTAGCCAGCCGGTAGCGAGCCCAGCAGTCGGCCCTGGCTGCGAAGGTGACCGAGCATGTCGCCCACGCGTTGCGAGGTCTGTTCGCGCTCCAGTTGGGCAAGCACCGCCAGGATGCCGAGGAAGGCGCGTCCCATCGGGGTTGCGGTCTCGATCGGCTCGGTGGCGGAGACGAAGCCAACCCCGACGTCGTCGAAGCGCTGCAGCGTGTCGTAGAGGTCACGCACCGACCGCGAGAGCCGGCTGACGCTGTAGCAGGCGACCAGCGCCACGTCGCCCTGGCGCAGGCGCGCCAGCATCCGTTGGAAGTCGGGCCGCTTGGTGCTCTTGCCAGAAAGGTCGAGGTCCTGAAAGGCCTCCACCGTCAAGCCTGCCAGCGCTGGCAGCGCTTTGCAGCGGTCGAGTTGTGCCGCCGGGCTAATCTGATGGGCGTTCTCGTCGTACTTCGAGACGCGGACGTAGACAAGGGCGGTGCTTCGGGTGCGATCGCGTGCTGAAGGCGATGCGAGCGAACGACTCATGTCAGGACGGCATCATCACGCGTTGCTTCTGACGCGTCAAGACTTTTCATCGCCTTCGACCGCTGCATGGTTCCGGTGACTTCAGCCTGAGCGGGAGACCTGACTTCCCGCTCGACCGGAGATGCGCCACGCAAGAGCCGGCACTGACGCGATAGTTCAATCTCCACGAGGACCTCAAGGGTTTCGATCACGTCAGGAGGGAACTCGGAGATCCCTGTGGCCGGGGGGCCGAAGTCCGACCCCTGCCGAATCAGAGCACCTCGCCGCCGCCCGGCCGGCGTTCCCACCACCCGGGCGTGCCGATGCAGTCGCTGATCGTCCTTTCCGACTTCTCGTAGGGCGGCAGCTCCGTTAGCCGCCGCCGCGGCATCGTCACAACCTCCCTGCGCGGTGGCGGCGGCCATCCATGCTCTGCCTCCACCTCCTCGGCCGCGCACCAGAGTCGACCCAGTGGACCCTCAACCTCCAGGCGCTCGACGCTGGAGGTCCAGAATCGGCAGGAATCCTCATCGAGCTCGTCCTGGATGATCGGACGCAGGGCCTCTTCTCGAGAGGCTCGAGAAAGCACAAAGAGGACGTGAACCCGATCGGCATCGCGCAGGTCCTTGAAGTAGCGCACCGAAGTCCGCACCTTGTGTCGAAGGCGGCTCATCGAGGCCGCGCCCCGGTCCCACTCCAGGTCGAACCGGATGATCCGACCGCCAACCAGGTACCAGCCAGCCCCGTCGGGCGTGGCCACCGGTCGTCGGTTTTCCTTGGCGAAGAGCCGGC is part of the Candidatus Dormiibacterota bacterium genome and harbors:
- a CDS encoding sugar phosphate nucleotidyltransferase, whose translation is MKAVVMAGGEGSRLRPLTSGIPKPLVPVVGKPVMEHILRLLRTHGITDVVVTLQYLGSAIRDYFGDGSDFGVDITYVVEDSPLGTAGSVKNAQEFLDEPFIVISGDALTDIDLGEVMRYHKEKGAAATIVLTSVANPLEFGVVITNPDGTIKRFLEKPSWGEVFSDQVNTGIYVIEPKVLDLLPPATVVDWSSDVFPKMLANAMPLYGFLAPRYWCDIGNIQTYYQANWDALEGRVDVEIPGERRYGNVWIGENVEIGYDVKINGPAYIGNDCKLKAGVFINGPVCVGNFSVIDENTKVSNSVVWTYSYLGENSRLRQAIVCRHVTIKNSCLLEEGAVIGDDVVVGEGSTIDAGVKIWPDKEIEPGSTVHESIIWAGHYKRGLFSSYGLVGLVNIELTPEYCARLGASFAALFPKGAAIAAARDGQRPSRMIKRAMVAGMISSGASIIDLSELPIPVIQYYARDHRIAGAVHIQMSPLDSRSADIRMFDANGVVLDKKAERKLENVFFREDIRRVHFYEMGDITYPPDAIDSYIDGLIGLIDVEAVRQGHFKVLVDFDHGSASLVLPRLFKELNIEAIPLNAGFDETYQSKTNEAFDEARRQSALITRTLGCNLGAYIDYGSERIFLIDEQGGLIDHHGALGVLATLALKSKPGVLVAPATVPQTIAALVRQLAGSHFVPGKGEPSALLRAAQQHQARLASDANGGYAFPDHLLGFDAIFTLIKLLELLATDRRPVSAIRQEIPHAAYEHRLETVPWDAKGRVMRTMVELHRDEPVDLADGIKVFVDGGWVLVLPDPDMPRYHIIVSMDDSEKARALADRYSALVKTAVGGGDVGSAAAAR
- a CDS encoding replication-relaxation family protein; this translates as MPKHTTTPLTQEQTTQLLLSLTQRDRAILQSLYDYRYLTTLQIHQIFFPSIRSTQLRLQYLRHHGLVYRWKMFESPGVTRRPSLVLITPRGAQLLADLHGEAPWPYVHRAKDARDHCWHVVHDLEANGYFIDLVLASRLGMREGLLRWVGEETCRADRRLFAKENRRPVATPDGAGWYLVGGRIIRFDLEWDRGAASMSRLRHKVRTSVRYFKDLRDADRVHVLFVLSRASREEALRPIIQDELDEDSCRFWTSSVERLEVEGPLGRLWCAAEEVEAEHGWPPPPRREVVTMPRRRLTELPPYEKSERTISDCIGTPGWWERRPGGGEVL